In one Fusobacterium perfoetens ATCC 29250 genomic region, the following are encoded:
- a CDS encoding alpha/beta fold hydrolase — protein sequence MDNKKGVIQIIHGMSEHRGRYSHFFKYFEEQQWIIEMEEHIHHRDKKESDEKIGIFQNDFNKMIENQINFTKKLREKYPDKKIYIFGHSMGSFIAQEHMKKFNKEVAGYIICGSCYEQKILWNLGKIFSNLLDKIYKNKRASIIRKLIFLNSNKKIKSNNYYNENSWLSRDIEEVKKYSSDKNCGFTYSSSFYKEFFIFLNKLYNRNEFELINKDLPILIISGDMDPVGLHGKGVRALEKFYKKLNFKNLTLKLYKEARHELHNEINREEVFEDIKKWLEKN from the coding sequence ATGGACAATAAAAAAGGTGTAATTCAAATTATTCACGGAATGAGTGAACATAGAGGAAGATATAGTCATTTTTTTAAATATTTTGAGGAACAACAATGGATAATTGAGATGGAAGAACATATTCACCATAGAGATAAAAAAGAAAGTGATGAAAAAATTGGAATATTTCAAAATGATTTTAATAAAATGATAGAAAATCAAATTAATTTTACAAAAAAATTAAGAGAAAAATATCCTGATAAAAAAATATATATATTTGGTCATAGTATGGGCTCTTTTATAGCTCAAGAACATATGAAAAAATTTAATAAAGAAGTGGCAGGATATATTATTTGTGGTTCTTGTTATGAACAAAAAATATTATGGAATTTAGGAAAAATTTTTAGTAATCTTTTGGATAAAATTTATAAAAATAAAAGAGCCTCTATAATAAGAAAACTAATTTTTTTAAACTCCAATAAAAAAATAAAATCAAATAATTATTATAATGAAAATTCCTGGCTTTCAAGAGACATAGAGGAAGTAAAAAAATATTCATCAGATAAAAATTGTGGTTTTACTTATAGTAGTAGTTTTTATAAAGAGTTTTTTATATTTTTAAATAAATTATATAATAGAAATGAATTTGAATTAATAAATAAAGATTTGCCAATTCTAATTATATCAGGTGATATGGACCCTGTAGGATTACATGGAAAAGGGGTTAGAGCATTAGAAAAATTTTATAAAAAATTAAATTTTAAAAACCTAACTTTAAAATTATATAAAGAAGCTAGACATGAGTTACATAATGAAATAAATAGAGAAGAAGTATTTGAGGATATAAAAAAATGGCTTGAAAAAAATTAA
- the thrC gene encoding threonine synthase, translated as MNCISTRNKNISISPSLGIIKGISEEGGLFIFENIENLKLSLEEIGNLKNLSYKNIAFNILKKLLSDFSDSSLKNSIDLAYNKFSSKEVTPLVKVNQDYILELFHGPTSAFKDVALSLLPHLTVEAMKINKIDKKLLILTATSGDTGKAALEGFKNIENIKIAVFFPNDGTSIVQKKQMTTQEGNNTFVYGIKGNFDDAQSGIKNIFTDKNIENYLKEKNYSFSSANSINIGRLIPQIIYYFYSYINLLKKDEISLGEKVNFIVPSGNFGDILAGYYAKLLGLPVNKLVCASNSNKVLTDFYNTGIYNKNRDFLKTLSPSMDILISSNLERLLFHLSNDNDKYIEKIMRDLKENGQYQISESMLEKLQKDFYFDYTDEETTRKTIKKVFENYNYLLDTHTAVGYSVMEKFKKLDSSNCKNILLSTASPFKFSKSVYESIFEETSLNEFEIMKKLSEKTKFSIPENLKDLENKKELHKNIIEKNNIDKTIEVILCSE; from the coding sequence ATGAATTGCATAAGTACTAGAAATAAAAATATATCTATTTCTCCCTCACTTGGGATTATAAAAGGAATTTCTGAAGAGGGAGGATTATTTATTTTTGAAAATATTGAAAATTTAAAATTATCTTTAGAAGAAATTGGAAATTTAAAAAATTTATCTTATAAAAATATTGCTTTTAATATTTTAAAAAAATTACTATCTGATTTTTCAGATTCATCTTTAAAAAATTCTATAGATTTAGCTTATAATAAATTTTCTAGTAAAGAAGTTACTCCTTTAGTTAAAGTTAATCAAGATTATATATTAGAGCTTTTTCATGGTCCAACAAGTGCTTTTAAAGATGTTGCTCTTTCTCTACTCCCTCATCTTACTGTGGAAGCTATGAAAATAAATAAAATTGACAAAAAACTTTTAATTCTTACTGCAACTTCTGGAGATACAGGAAAAGCTGCTCTTGAAGGATTTAAAAATATAGAAAATATAAAAATTGCTGTATTTTTTCCAAATGATGGAACTAGTATAGTTCAAAAAAAACAAATGACAACTCAAGAAGGAAATAATACTTTTGTTTATGGAATAAAAGGAAATTTTGATGATGCTCAATCTGGAATAAAAAATATATTTACAGATAAAAATATAGAAAATTATCTTAAAGAAAAAAATTATTCATTCTCATCTGCTAATTCTATTAATATAGGAAGGCTTATACCACAAATTATTTATTACTTCTATTCTTATATTAATCTTCTAAAAAAAGATGAGATTTCTCTTGGAGAAAAAGTTAATTTTATAGTTCCAAGTGGTAACTTTGGAGATATTCTTGCTGGATATTATGCTAAACTTCTTGGATTACCTGTAAATAAATTGGTTTGTGCTTCTAATAGTAACAAAGTATTAACTGATTTTTATAATACTGGAATTTATAATAAGAATAGAGATTTCTTAAAAACACTTTCTCCATCTATGGATATTTTAATTTCAAGTAATTTAGAACGTTTATTATTTCATTTAAGTAATGATAATGATAAATATATAGAAAAAATTATGAGAGATTTAAAAGAAAATGGTCAATATCAAATTTCAGAATCAATGTTAGAAAAATTACAGAAAGATTTTTATTTTGATTATACTGATGAAGAAACTACTAGAAAAACTATTAAAAAAGTTTTTGAAAATTATAATTATCTTTTAGATACTCATACAGCTGTTGGGTATTCTGTTATGGAAAAATTTAAAAAATTAGATAGTTCTAATTGTAAAAATATTTTACTATCTACAGCTAGTCCATTTAAATTCTCAAAATCTGTATATGAAAGTATTTTTGAAGAAACTTCTTTAAATGAATTTGAAATTATGAAAAAATTGAGTGAAAAAACAAAATTCTCTATTCCTGAAAATCTAAAAGATTTAGAAAATAAAAAAGAATTACATAAAAATATAATAGAGAAAAATAATATAGATAAAACTATAGAGGTGATACTATGTTCAGAGTAA
- a CDS encoding VOC family protein — MAAEYMHIGIPVTNLKEGMTYNEDMKLWMSNPDDYDFKIEYLKFEAGTPFPEIIHKNPHVAYKVDDAEPYMAKAQQIIFGPAEIGPDVRIAFIILDDTIIELYEDKNWKK, encoded by the coding sequence ATGGCAGCTGAATATATGCATATAGGAATACCAGTTACAAATTTAAAAGAAGGAATGACTTATAATGAAGATATGAAACTTTGGATGAGTAATCCAGATGATTATGATTTTAAAATAGAATATTTAAAATTTGAAGCAGGAACTCCTTTCCCTGAAATAATCCACAAAAATCCACATGTAGCTTATAAAGTTGATGATGCTGAGCCTTATATGGCAAAAGCTCAACAAATAATATTTGGACCAGCTGAAATAGGTCCAGATGTAAGAATAGCTTTTATAATTTTGGATGATACAATAATAGAATTATATGAAGACAAAAATTGGAAAAAATAG
- a CDS encoding TrkH family potassium uptake protein, producing MNTKMIKYIIGVILKLEASFMLIPLFLSFFYKESDLVKFSHSITIFLSFIIGFSLSRKTPENTKIFAKEGLLIVSLSWILLSIFAALPFFISRQIPSYIDAFFEVVSGFTTTGASILTNVEALDNSLLFWRSFTHLVGGMGVLVLALAILPKNNNQALHIMKAEVPGPTFGKLVAKMSYNSRILYMIYIFITLLIIFFLFIGGMPLFDSVVHAFGTVGTGGFGIKNTSIAYYNNPYIEYVLGIGMLLCGMNFNLFYALILKNFKQVLKNEELRFYLGVVSISIILICINISSSYESFSKLFRDVFFTVSSIITTTGFATVDFDKWPIFSKTILLILMFIGGCAGSTAGGLKVSRILVLFKTCINELKKISTPNRIFSIKMDGKPISKDLFNSISTYLILYIFIFFLIVLSVSFETKTFTEAFSAVAATFNNIGPGLEAVGPTGNFSHFSDFNKIILSLSMLLGRLEIFPILILFSPSLYKKLK from the coding sequence ATGAATACTAAAATGATAAAATATATAATTGGAGTTATTTTAAAACTAGAAGCTAGTTTTATGTTAATACCTCTATTTTTAAGTTTTTTTTATAAAGAAAGTGATCTTGTTAAATTTTCACATAGTATTACTATTTTTTTATCTTTTATAATTGGTTTTTCTCTTTCAAGAAAAACTCCAGAAAATACTAAAATTTTTGCTAAAGAAGGATTACTTATTGTTTCTTTATCTTGGATTCTTCTTTCCATATTTGCTGCTTTACCATTCTTTATAAGTAGACAAATTCCATCATATATTGATGCTTTCTTTGAAGTTGTAAGTGGCTTTACAACTACAGGAGCTAGTATTTTAACAAATGTAGAAGCATTAGATAATTCTTTATTATTTTGGAGAAGTTTTACGCATCTTGTTGGAGGGATGGGAGTTCTAGTTTTAGCTCTAGCAATTTTACCTAAAAATAATAACCAAGCTTTACATATAATGAAAGCTGAAGTTCCTGGACCAACATTTGGAAAATTAGTTGCAAAAATGTCTTATAATTCAAGAATTTTATATATGATTTATATTTTTATAACTTTATTAATTATTTTCTTTCTTTTCATAGGTGGAATGCCTCTATTTGATTCTGTTGTTCATGCATTTGGTACTGTTGGAACAGGAGGATTTGGAATAAAAAATACAAGTATAGCTTATTACAATAATCCTTATATAGAATATGTTTTAGGAATTGGGATGCTTTTATGTGGAATGAACTTCAACCTTTTTTATGCTTTAATTTTAAAAAACTTTAAACAAGTTTTGAAAAATGAAGAACTTCGTTTTTATTTAGGAGTTGTTTCTATATCAATTATTTTAATTTGTATAAACATTTCTTCTTCTTATGAAAGCTTTTCGAAATTATTTAGAGATGTCTTCTTTACAGTATCATCTATTATAACTACTACAGGTTTTGCTACTGTAGATTTTGATAAATGGCCTATTTTTTCAAAAACTATATTACTTATATTAATGTTTATTGGTGGTTGTGCTGGTTCTACAGCTGGAGGTTTAAAAGTTTCTCGTATACTAGTTCTTTTTAAAACTTGTATTAACGAATTAAAAAAAATCAGTACACCAAATAGAATTTTTAGTATAAAAATGGATGGAAAGCCTATATCTAAAGATTTATTTAATAGCATAAGTACTTATTTAATTTTATATATTTTCATTTTCTTTTTAATTGTTTTGTCTGTTTCTTTTGAAACAAAAACTTTTACAGAAGCTTTTAGTGCTGTAGCTGCTACTTTTAATAATATTGGTCCTGGTCTTGAAGCAGTTGGCCCAACTGGAAATTTTTCTCATTTTTCCGATTTTAATAAAATTATTTTATCTTTAAGTATGCTATTAGGAAGATTAGAAATTTTCCCTATTCTTATATTATTTTCTCCATCACTTTATAAAAAATTAAAATAA
- a CDS encoding dihydroxyacetone kinase subunit L translates to MSITKKELKNMFLTAASLLKENCEEFSKIDSQFGDGDHGITIGKIAKLIEEKIEAWPDDESIKDFIDDLGTGIMGVNGGSAGPLWGTLISGLVVDLDEEEELTIDDFKKMLKSSLSEMQDITTAKVGEKTMMDTLIPAVETAENSKSTDFKEFFEEIAKAAEQGAEDTKKYISKFGRAKSYKEKTLGYKDAGATSLACLFRGLANGIK, encoded by the coding sequence ATGTCTATTACAAAAAAAGAGCTAAAAAATATGTTTTTAACAGCAGCATCACTTTTAAAAGAAAATTGTGAGGAATTTTCAAAAATAGATTCACAATTTGGGGATGGGGACCATGGAATAACTATTGGTAAAATAGCAAAATTGATAGAGGAGAAAATAGAAGCATGGCCAGATGATGAATCTATAAAAGACTTTATAGATGACTTAGGAACTGGTATAATGGGAGTAAATGGTGGTTCAGCTGGACCTTTATGGGGAACTTTAATATCAGGTTTAGTTGTTGATTTAGATGAAGAAGAGGAGTTAACAATAGATGATTTTAAAAAGATGTTAAAAAGTTCTTTAAGTGAAATGCAAGATATAACAACAGCTAAAGTTGGAGAAAAAACTATGATGGATACTTTAATCCCAGCTGTAGAAACAGCTGAAAATTCAAAATCTACAGATTTTAAAGAATTTTTTGAAGAGATAGCCAAAGCAGCTGAACAAGGGGCTGAGGATACAAAAAAATATATTTCAAAATTTGGAAGAGCAAAAAGTTATAAAGAAAAAACTCTAGGATACAAAGATGCTGGAGCTACATCATTAGCATGTTTATTTAGAGGACTAGCAAATGGAATAAAATAA
- the lsrF gene encoding 3-hydroxy-5-phosphonooxypentane-2,4-dione thiolase codes for MADKFGNKIAKDYEVNTPFANQGSFFVKGMQNMDWGMKARFSRIFNPKTGKTVMLAFDHGYIMGSTAGLERLDLAIPPLMEDVDVLMGTRGAIRTCIPPTCKKGIALRASAGSSVLDDDMSHEVIGVDIEDAIRLDATCLAVQTFIGAPGEKTSLENLVRTVDMGNKYGIPVLGVVAVGKDMERTPKFFKLATRMLAELGAHIIKTYYCEDFEEVVAACPVPIVVAGGKKVPEKEALELAYNAISKGAVGVDMGRNIFQAESPKAMAQAIGKIVHEGYTAEEAYKFYEENK; via the coding sequence ATGGCAGATAAATTTGGAAATAAAATTGCAAAAGATTATGAAGTTAATACTCCTTTTGCTAATCAAGGAAGTTTTTTTGTAAAAGGAATGCAAAATATGGATTGGGGAATGAAAGCAAGATTCTCAAGAATTTTTAATCCAAAAACAGGAAAAACAGTTATGCTTGCCTTTGACCATGGATATATTATGGGTTCAACAGCAGGACTTGAAAGATTAGATTTAGCTATTCCACCATTAATGGAAGATGTTGATGTGTTAATGGGAACTCGTGGAGCAATAAGAACTTGTATTCCACCTACTTGTAAAAAAGGAATAGCTTTAAGAGCTAGTGCTGGAAGTTCTGTATTAGATGATGATATGAGTCATGAAGTAATAGGAGTAGATATAGAAGATGCTATAAGATTAGATGCCACTTGTTTAGCTGTACAAACTTTTATAGGAGCTCCAGGGGAGAAAACTTCTCTTGAAAATTTAGTAAGAACAGTTGACATGGGAAATAAATATGGAATCCCTGTATTAGGTGTAGTAGCAGTTGGAAAAGATATGGAAAGAACTCCAAAATTCTTTAAGTTAGCTACTAGAATGTTGGCTGAATTAGGAGCTCACATTATAAAAACATATTATTGTGAGGACTTTGAAGAAGTGGTAGCAGCTTGTCCTGTTCCAATAGTTGTAGCTGGTGGAAAAAAAGTTCCTGAAAAAGAGGCTTTAGAATTGGCTTACAATGCAATAAGTAAAGGAGCAGTCGGAGTTGATATGGGAAGAAACATATTCCAAGCTGAATCTCCAAAAGCTATGGCTCAAGCAATAGGAAAAATCGTTCATGAAGGATATACAGCAGAAGAAGCTTATAAATTTTATGAAGAAAATAAATAA
- the thrB gene encoding homoserine kinase has product MFRVKVPATTANLGPGFDSLGLAFKLYSYFTFKKSDKPLIITGCEEKYQNENNLVYYSFKKTFEYMNLPLMNVEINIESSVPVCRGLGSSATCIVGGVLGASILSGKNLPMEEIFKICNSIEGHPDNIAPALFGGLTVSLVENDIPYTVKYNISKDLNFYVFIPEFELSTEKARNVLPKEISFKDGIYNISRTGVLLKALELGDEKLIKISLSDKLHQQYRLPLIDESSEIIKICNSNNVLGTVISGAGPTLLGITKNSNLINEIFSQVKLLNNNWKIKKLDVDFSGTIIEYL; this is encoded by the coding sequence ATGTTCAGAGTAAAAGTTCCAGCTACTACTGCAAATTTAGGTCCAGGTTTTGATTCCTTAGGACTTGCTTTTAAATTATATTCATATTTTACTTTTAAAAAATCTGATAAACCTTTGATAATAACAGGTTGTGAAGAAAAATATCAAAATGAAAATAATTTAGTTTACTATTCTTTTAAAAAAACTTTTGAATATATGAATCTCCCTCTTATGAATGTAGAGATAAATATTGAAAGTTCAGTTCCTGTATGTAGAGGACTTGGAAGTAGTGCCACTTGTATTGTAGGAGGAGTTTTAGGGGCTAGTATTCTTTCAGGAAAAAATCTTCCTATGGAAGAAATATTTAAAATTTGTAATAGCATTGAAGGACATCCTGATAATATAGCTCCAGCTCTTTTTGGAGGGCTTACTGTTTCTTTAGTTGAAAATGATATTCCTTATACAGTAAAGTATAATATAAGTAAAGACCTTAATTTTTATGTTTTTATCCCAGAGTTTGAGCTTTCAACAGAAAAAGCAAGAAATGTTCTCCCAAAAGAAATTTCTTTCAAAGATGGTATCTACAATATTTCTAGAACTGGTGTTTTATTAAAAGCCTTAGAATTAGGTGATGAAAAACTTATAAAAATTTCTCTTTCTGATAAACTTCACCAACAATATAGACTTCCATTAATTGATGAAAGCTCTGAAATAATAAAAATTTGTAATTCTAATAATGTGTTAGGAACTGTTATAAGTGGAGCTGGTCCAACTCTTTTAGGAATTACTAAAAATAGTAATTTGATTAATGAAATTTTTTCTCAAGTAAAACTTTTAAATAACAATTGGAAAATAAAAAAATTAGATGTAGATTTTTCAGGAACTATAATTGAATACTTGTAA
- a CDS encoding dihydroxyacetone kinase subunit DhaK — protein sequence MKMKKFINDPSNLTKELLEGLALSNKDIIEYVDGELIVNKKLKDADRVTIVTLGGTGHEPALSGFVGEGMLDISVPGDIFAAPGPQPCIKAIKMADKGKGVLFVVLNHAGDMLTGNLTMKALKKEGIKVAKVVTQEDISNAPRENGDDRRGLVGCVPLYKIAGAAAASGKSLEEVAEIAQKFADNMATIAVATRGATHPTTGEPIAVLGEDDMEIGMGQHGEGGGGRMPLKTADETAQIMSDALIKDLSLVSGEKVLVVINGSGATTLMEQLIVFRKVHNYLAEKGIEVVANVVGEVLTVQEQAGFQMMFARMDDEMLGYWNAPCNTPYFKK from the coding sequence ATGAAAATGAAAAAATTTATTAATGACCCAAGCAATTTAACAAAAGAACTTTTAGAAGGATTAGCACTATCAAACAAAGATATAATAGAATATGTTGATGGTGAATTAATAGTAAATAAAAAATTAAAAGATGCAGACCGTGTAACAATAGTTACATTAGGAGGAACAGGACACGAACCAGCTCTTAGTGGATTTGTAGGAGAAGGAATGTTAGATATATCAGTACCAGGAGATATATTTGCAGCTCCAGGACCACAACCTTGTATAAAAGCTATAAAAATGGCTGATAAAGGAAAAGGAGTTTTATTTGTAGTTCTTAATCATGCTGGAGATATGCTTACAGGAAATCTTACAATGAAAGCTCTAAAAAAAGAAGGAATAAAAGTAGCAAAAGTTGTTACTCAAGAAGATATTTCTAATGCTCCAAGAGAAAATGGAGATGATAGAAGAGGACTTGTAGGTTGTGTACCTTTATATAAAATAGCTGGAGCAGCAGCAGCTTCTGGAAAATCTTTAGAAGAAGTAGCTGAAATAGCTCAAAAATTTGCTGATAATATGGCAACAATAGCAGTTGCTACTAGAGGGGCTACTCATCCAACAACTGGAGAACCTATAGCTGTTTTAGGTGAAGATGATATGGAAATTGGAATGGGACAACATGGAGAAGGTGGAGGAGGAAGAATGCCTCTTAAAACAGCTGATGAAACAGCTCAAATAATGTCTGATGCTTTAATAAAAGATTTAAGCTTAGTTTCTGGAGAAAAAGTCTTAGTTGTTATAAATGGAAGTGGAGCAACAACTCTTATGGAACAATTAATAGTATTTAGAAAAGTTCATAATTATTTAGCTGAAAAAGGAATTGAAGTTGTAGCTAATGTTGTAGGAGAAGTATTAACAGTTCAAGAACAAGCTGGATTCCAAATGATGTTTGCTAGAATGGATGATGAGATGTTAGGATATTGGAATGCTCCATGTAATACACCATATTTTAAAAAATAA
- a CDS encoding MATE family efflux transporter: protein MNKDQRSQFRDAKLLPLLIKFSVPSTIVALSSILLNTTDRYFIGQAMGRVGIGSIATIYPLIVLGDALGMFFNAGGSSLVSIQLGQDNLEDARKTLGACIYTVIVVGIVYTILGFTFLEPLVRFLGATDSNINYVKDYCFFFLPSVTFQMAFWSFCAFVRSEGNPIMSMMINFASIIVNVILDYLFVIVLKWEMKGAALATSFANFVPAMLLLYHFYKSDILTLKNKYISWDFSIVKRMFSTGFSSFSNEFLYGTYILVLNVQLLKYGGEIALISLGIMTILRSFINTSYSGLNQGRQPIISFNWGAKNFKRVKDTFILSLIISGISSVFLVGIVVLLSDKIVQIFIKNDSEVVEYTSQAIRYHLMYMTGTAIYLCCAGYFQAIRKGFITTRLIFLRLVVLSIPLAYILPLKFGAMGVLISFPIADCTTALVAGYLMWKEVKLLDRKYMRHEMIKRYLKLNRPIE, encoded by the coding sequence ATGAATAAAGATCAACGTTCTCAATTTAGAGATGCAAAACTTTTACCTTTACTTATTAAGTTCTCTGTTCCTAGTACCATTGTAGCTTTATCTTCTATTTTGTTAAATACAACAGATAGATATTTTATAGGACAAGCAATGGGTAGAGTTGGAATTGGTTCTATTGCAACAATTTATCCTTTAATTGTTTTAGGAGATGCTCTAGGAATGTTTTTCAATGCTGGTGGTTCATCTTTAGTAAGTATTCAATTAGGGCAAGATAATTTGGAAGATGCAAGAAAAACCTTAGGAGCTTGTATTTATACAGTTATTGTTGTTGGAATAGTTTATACTATTTTAGGTTTCACTTTTTTAGAACCATTAGTTAGATTTTTAGGAGCTACAGATTCTAACATCAACTATGTAAAAGATTATTGTTTTTTCTTTCTTCCATCTGTCACTTTCCAAATGGCATTTTGGTCTTTTTGTGCTTTTGTTAGAAGTGAAGGAAATCCTATTATGTCTATGATGATAAATTTTGCTTCTATAATTGTCAATGTTATATTAGATTATTTATTTGTTATAGTTTTAAAATGGGAAATGAAAGGAGCTGCTCTAGCCACATCTTTTGCTAACTTTGTTCCAGCAATGTTATTATTGTATCATTTTTATAAAAGTGATATATTAACTTTAAAAAATAAATATATTTCTTGGGATTTTTCTATTGTTAAAAGAATGTTTTCAACAGGTTTTTCTTCTTTTTCTAATGAATTTTTATATGGTACCTATATTCTTGTATTAAATGTTCAATTACTTAAATATGGTGGAGAAATTGCTCTTATAAGTTTAGGAATAATGACTATACTTAGAAGTTTTATCAATACAAGTTACAGTGGTCTAAATCAGGGAAGACAACCTATTATTTCTTTTAACTGGGGAGCAAAAAATTTTAAAAGAGTTAAAGATACTTTTATTTTATCTCTTATAATTTCTGGCATTTCTTCAGTTTTTCTAGTAGGTATTGTCGTTCTTCTATCTGATAAAATAGTTCAAATATTTATAAAAAATGACTCTGAAGTTGTTGAATACACTTCTCAAGCTATAAGATATCATTTAATGTATATGACTGGAACGGCTATTTATTTATGTTGTGCTGGATATTTCCAAGCAATTAGAAAAGGATTTATTACTACTAGACTTATATTTTTAAGACTTGTTGTTCTTTCCATTCCACTTGCTTATATCCTCCCTTTAAAATTTGGAGCAATGGGAGTATTGATAAGTTTCCCTATAGCTGATTGTACTACAGCATTAGTAGCAGGATATTTAATGTGGAAAGAAGTAAAACTATTAGATAGAAAATATATGCGTCATGAGATGATTAAAAGATATTTAAAATTAAATAGACCAATAGAATAA
- a CDS encoding sugar-binding transcriptional regulator encodes MIKDNDKIHRLIEVAKRYYLDNMTQNEIAKEFSISRPLVSKLLNDAIEMGIVTININYPRSYSTDLAQELKKLFNIDDIYIISQTPTVNTDNYIAEKAIEYITKELVDVKYLGIGWGSIISNLTDNLEKKEKVIGNLKGKVVPLIGNTNIPFKGYHPNELVRIIGEKTGLTPSYLFSPAFLTSYQEKEIFLSVENYKEIFTIWKKLDLAIVGINSHPSVPDLATALRFGDALSKKRAVGKILSYYFDKKGKVIQGENNFSVEIPLDLLKKTKKVIGIASSKVNKNAIIGALNSRIITHLIITSEVAKEILNEK; translated from the coding sequence ATGATCAAAGATAATGATAAAATACACAGATTGATTGAAGTTGCTAAAAGGTATTATCTTGATAATATGACACAGAATGAAATTGCAAAAGAATTTTCTATCTCTAGGCCTTTAGTCAGTAAATTATTAAATGATGCTATTGAAATGGGAATTGTTACTATAAATATCAATTATCCTCGTTCATATAGTACTGACTTAGCTCAAGAATTAAAAAAATTATTTAATATTGATGATATTTATATAATTTCTCAAACTCCAACTGTTAATACTGATAATTATATTGCTGAAAAAGCTATTGAATATATTACTAAAGAATTAGTAGATGTCAAATATTTAGGTATTGGATGGGGTAGTATTATTAGTAATCTTACTGATAATTTAGAAAAAAAAGAAAAAGTTATAGGAAATCTAAAAGGAAAGGTTGTCCCTCTTATTGGAAATACAAATATTCCTTTCAAAGGATATCATCCTAATGAATTAGTTCGTATCATAGGAGAAAAAACTGGCCTTACACCTAGTTATCTTTTTTCTCCTGCTTTTCTAACTTCTTATCAAGAAAAAGAAATTTTTTTATCAGTAGAAAATTATAAAGAAATATTTACAATTTGGAAAAAATTAGATTTAGCTATAGTTGGAATTAATAGTCATCCTTCTGTTCCAGATTTAGCTACCGCTTTAAGATTTGGTGATGCCCTTTCTAAAAAAAGGGCTGTTGGAAAAATTTTATCTTATTATTTTGATAAAAAGGGAAAGGTTATTCAAGGAGAAAATAATTTTTCTGTTGAAATTCCTTTAGATTTATTAAAAAAGACAAAAAAAGTTATAGGAATAGCTTCATCCAAAGTAAATAAAAATGCTATTATTGGAGCTTTAAATTCTAGAATTATTACTCATCTTATTATTACAAGTGAGGTAGCAAAAGAAATATTAAATGAAAAATAG